From Pseudobdellovibrio exovorus JSS, a single genomic window includes:
- the tatA gene encoding twin-arginine translocase TatA/TatE family subunit has translation MGEFSLSHILILLFIFLIFFGPSKLPQLGQSLGKAIRGFKEGLNELNLEAKDVSPHQASQQSQDNTKSQT, from the coding sequence ATGGGTGAGTTTAGCCTATCGCATATTCTGATATTGTTATTTATCTTTTTGATTTTCTTTGGTCCAAGTAAGCTCCCGCAACTTGGACAATCATTAGGTAAAGCAATCCGTGGCTTTAAAGAAGGTTTAAACGAACTTAATCTTGAGGCGAAAGATGTTAGCCCTCATCAAGCATCGCAACAGTCTCAGGATAATACGAAATCACAAACATAA
- a CDS encoding glycerophosphodiester phosphodiesterase, producing MIWLQDDTIKEWLPRLQAHRGYHEKLEENTIEAIQAAHVLGYKMCEFDVRMTLDKEVVLFHDPEILGQAISSLNYNELRSMRAVTKLDEVLLWLRDTKEFKLNIEIKSTEVVSFQLEKKVCELVARFNLEDRVLVSSFNPVSLYKVRLFNSKIFRALLLSFEKDEKNTLLIRSGFLNYLAKPQVLHLRAEDYSRHFRNLGKKIPIVLWTVNDPEVYLQNKAEVHGIISDKITPELFSQL from the coding sequence ATGATTTGGTTACAAGATGACACAATCAAAGAATGGCTTCCGCGATTACAGGCCCATCGTGGGTATCACGAAAAATTAGAAGAAAACACAATAGAGGCTATTCAGGCAGCTCATGTATTGGGTTATAAAATGTGTGAGTTTGATGTGCGAATGACTTTAGATAAAGAAGTTGTTTTGTTTCATGACCCTGAAATATTAGGTCAAGCGATCAGCTCACTTAATTATAATGAACTTCGTAGTATGAGGGCTGTGACCAAACTAGATGAGGTCTTACTGTGGCTTCGGGACACGAAAGAATTTAAGCTGAATATTGAAATAAAATCCACAGAAGTAGTCAGCTTCCAGCTTGAAAAAAAGGTCTGTGAGCTGGTGGCAAGATTTAATCTTGAAGATCGAGTTCTTGTTTCGAGTTTTAACCCTGTTAGCCTTTACAAAGTTAGACTCTTCAATTCAAAAATTTTTCGAGCCTTGCTGCTGAGCTTTGAAAAGGATGAAAAGAACACGTTGCTGATTAGGTCGGGTTTTTTAAATTATTTAGCGAAACCTCAAGTCTTACATTTAAGAGCAGAGGACTATTCGAGGCATTTTAGAAATTTAGGAAAAAAGATACCGATTGTACTGTGGACTGTAAATGATCCAGAAGTTTATTTGCAGAACAAAGCTGAAGTTCATGGGATTATCTCGGATAAGATAACCCCAGAGTTATTTTCTCAACTTTAA
- a CDS encoding twin-arginine translocase TatA/TatE family subunit: MGQFSLPHLLILVLILLIFFGPSRLPQLGQSIGKAIKGFKDGLNELDAESKNVPPQQQAQLNQQQQQQNTTVHTEQTEKKEHNS; the protein is encoded by the coding sequence ATGGGACAATTTAGCTTACCTCATTTACTGATATTGGTGCTGATCCTTTTGATCTTTTTCGGTCCTAGCCGCTTACCTCAGTTGGGGCAATCCATCGGTAAAGCTATTAAAGGTTTCAAAGATGGTTTAAATGAACTTGATGCTGAGTCGAAAAATGTTCCTCCGCAACAACAAGCTCAACTGAATCAGCAACAGCAGCAACAAAATACTACTGTTCACACTGAGCAAACTGAGAAAAAAGAACACAACTCTTAA
- a CDS encoding ABC transporter permease yields MEAKKNVDNSHSTNMSKSQIAELEKVQSLSRIIYNQFKEHKAAVIGAYTILFFLTVALTAPLIASFMGVDAETQNVFNRYKPPFTYASASVDKRETEVRLFIQNNPEKAAQVQTELIHEEFVSSADPEDAIYEWSRFDKRKALAAIKYLNIDSSTKSDLRKIANKFETFHLFGTDELGRDVLMRLVYGTRISMGVGILVAVFSALIGLIVGALAGYYGGLIDAILMRITDALLSLPLMPVLIVMAAIDLQKVPILNQLLSSGSESTLKLILILCVFSWMPVSRLVRGSILTLREREFILASKTLGATDFTIITRHMFPNVIAPLLVSVTLGVGESILFEAALSFLGLGIQPPTPSWGNMLFNAQELIYQAPFLAILPGLLILFVTISFNYVGDGLQDAIDPKTIKR; encoded by the coding sequence ATGGAAGCTAAGAAAAATGTAGACAATAGCCACTCGACCAATATGAGCAAATCGCAAATTGCTGAACTCGAAAAAGTACAAAGCCTTTCGCGTATCATTTATAACCAGTTCAAAGAGCATAAAGCCGCGGTTATTGGCGCCTATACCATTTTATTTTTCCTGACAGTGGCTTTAACAGCTCCACTTATTGCTTCTTTTATGGGTGTTGATGCGGAAACACAAAACGTGTTTAATCGCTACAAACCACCTTTCACTTATGCCAGCGCTAGTGTGGATAAAAGAGAAACGGAAGTTCGCCTCTTTATCCAAAACAATCCCGAAAAAGCAGCTCAAGTTCAAACCGAGCTGATCCACGAAGAGTTTGTCAGCTCTGCAGATCCTGAAGATGCTATTTACGAATGGTCTCGTTTCGACAAACGTAAAGCCCTTGCTGCCATTAAATATCTTAATATCGACAGTAGCACGAAGTCTGACCTACGAAAAATCGCCAATAAATTTGAGACTTTCCATCTTTTTGGAACAGACGAGCTAGGCCGCGACGTTCTGATGCGCCTTGTTTACGGAACCCGTATCTCGATGGGCGTGGGTATTCTTGTTGCTGTGTTTTCAGCACTTATAGGTCTAATTGTGGGCGCTTTAGCGGGATACTATGGCGGCCTTATTGACGCCATCTTAATGCGTATCACAGATGCCCTCTTGTCATTGCCGCTAATGCCCGTGTTGATCGTTATGGCCGCGATTGACCTCCAAAAAGTACCGATTCTAAATCAGCTTTTATCATCCGGTAGCGAAAGCACCTTAAAGCTTATCCTAATTCTTTGTGTGTTCTCTTGGATGCCCGTTTCCCGCCTTGTGCGCGGAAGTATTCTCACTTTGAGAGAGCGTGAGTTTATCTTGGCATCGAAAACTTTAGGTGCCACCGACTTCACGATTATCACTCGTCATATGTTCCCCAATGTCATTGCTCCCTTACTGGTATCAGTCACATTAGGTGTAGGCGAATCTATTCTATTTGAAGCTGCACTGAGCTTCCTAGGCTTAGGTATCCAGCCGCCGACTCCTAGCTGGGGTAATATGTTGTTTAATGCTCAAGAGCTCATTTACCAAGCCCCATTCCTTGCTATATTGCCTGGGTTACTGATCCTGTTCGTTACGATTAGCTTCAACTATGTTGGAGATGGTCTACAGGACGCTATTGATCCCAAAACAATTAAGCGGTAG
- a CDS encoding ABC transporter permease, protein MVNFILRRIAQTVVVIIILSYICFGLMSLMPGDPVELMISANPKITAEDVQRLRDFYGLDQPIYKRYFNWVSDIAKGDLGYSRTYRIPVTEMMGPALTATFTLSMTSLVFSLLIAVPIGILCALKPNTKLDYFVNLFSFAGISVPSFWLGIVLIIVFAVNLNVLPAGGYQTTGMRYDGFFDELMDKAKYLILPVLSLSILSIGRFARFTRSSMMEAMRNDFIRTAKAKGLSSQTVIWRHGFRNALIPLITVVALSLSSIFSGALITETLFAYPGAGRLIYSSIMANDFNVAMVSFIISVSMVLIMNLIADILYGVVDPRVSFK, encoded by the coding sequence ATGGTTAATTTCATCTTACGTAGGATTGCACAGACAGTGGTGGTTATTATCATCCTGTCTTATATATGCTTTGGACTTATGAGTCTTATGCCAGGCGATCCTGTCGAGCTGATGATTTCAGCCAATCCTAAAATCACCGCGGAAGACGTACAACGTCTTCGCGATTTCTACGGATTAGATCAACCTATCTATAAGCGCTACTTTAACTGGGTATCCGACATCGCTAAGGGCGATTTAGGATACTCTCGTACTTATCGCATTCCAGTAACAGAAATGATGGGACCGGCGCTTACGGCTACATTCACTTTATCAATGACCTCATTGGTATTTTCTCTTTTGATTGCAGTTCCAATTGGCATCTTGTGCGCCCTTAAACCCAATACGAAATTAGATTATTTCGTAAATCTATTTAGCTTTGCAGGAATTTCAGTCCCTTCTTTTTGGTTGGGTATCGTTTTAATTATCGTCTTTGCTGTGAATCTGAATGTCCTACCAGCCGGAGGCTACCAAACCACAGGAATGCGCTATGATGGCTTCTTCGATGAGTTAATGGATAAAGCCAAATACTTGATTCTACCGGTGCTTTCTCTTTCTATTTTGTCTATCGGGCGCTTTGCTCGCTTTACCCGTTCCTCTATGATGGAAGCGATGAGAAATGACTTTATCCGTACAGCCAAAGCTAAAGGCTTGTCGTCTCAGACTGTTATCTGGAGACACGGGTTCCGTAATGCACTTATTCCGTTAATCACAGTTGTCGCTTTGAGCTTGTCTTCTATTTTCTCAGGAGCTCTTATCACTGAAACTCTTTTTGCTTATCCTGGAGCTGGACGACTGATTTATTCTTCCATCATGGCCAATGACTTCAACGTGGCGATGGTTTCCTTTATCATTTCAGTCAGTATGGTTCTGATTATGAATTTAATTGCAGATATTCTATATGGCGTGGTCGATCCTCGCGTTTCATTCAAATAG